GACGGAGTCGGAAATCACAAAACTTGGTAATAAACATGGTTGAATTCATTATATCGAATTATCATAGGCAGATTTAATTGAGACTTATTGTGTCGTGACATACCGTGAACTTTAATTAACTTACGGGTCACGAAGCAGATTCAATCCAGTTAATGGCATCTTTTTCTCAGTCTAATCTTAAACTACAAACTTCTTTGTATATAATCTTATTCTCCGCAGAGCGAAGTGCCATCAGCAGCTATGTGTTTTTTATGGGCGTACAAAAACGACACTGGAGAACACGTTGCACGACAGGTGAATACCGAttcgagtattttttattccaaaattgtcTGTCACAATTCCACAGCAACACGATCGTGATAAAATCACGCTTCTTTTGCGGGATCCCAATACCATAGTTTGTTATCATATTTTCGATTGGAGGTGCGGATAGAGGGTCCCGTtgcagaaatgaaaaagaaggaTTACCAGGAGCTGTACGACTCCGAACCACTACCTTGCAAAATACGATCCCACATCTGTCATCAAGGCAAGAAGGTCGAATGGGACGAACTCAAGGCTTCTCATGACCGAGTGATGCAGAGCGTTGTAGATGGAAAGACTGATCTACCGATGCCCGATCATTTGTAGGTTGAAATCCGCTCGCGAGTAGCTTGGCAGCATCGCTAGTTTAGTGGTGATTTTATAGGGAATACTTTTTTTAGTGTCGCCTATAAACTGGAGCCTTTAACGATGGAATTCTACGGCCAGCGAGATCACCTGATCGCTGATCGCGTTTCATTCGCCAAGGATTCGAAAACGGGTGCATGGAATCATCACCATCTCGCAGCCTGAGAATCGAAATTTACTCTTTGTTATGCTCTTTATTATCATCGTTATCTTCCAGCgtgaaattatacaaaaaactAAGCAGAACGTGCGTTTAGTTTTAGGATACAAACCATTTTGATATACATATTgcaagaatttatttttatgaccTAGATTAAAGTAGTCGTATACCTGATTGTGAGACTTGGAACTTGATATTATAGATATAAACGAATCACAGTGTATATTATATCAATGGGCTCGTTTACTGTATTTGTATGCGGTATAGTTTTCTACTGTAAGGCACACCCATCGCCGACAAACTTGctttcttatttttcgaaaacgaCGCTTGTCGCCCGTTATCTTCAACGTTGAGATAAGCCCCATCTTTAAGAATTATTCAGCTGCCTATAAAGCCAAGGTACGTCTGATCCTGAGctaaataattgtaaaactcTCGATCGTTGAAACTGCCAAAACAGATGCAACTACTGCCGAAATATTCATCCGTCGTATAATCCACCTATTCTtcgttaaaattgatttaacCTTATAAACAACGGTTGAATTTTGACTGTCTGATTACTCGTCGATAATCCACAGGTCAAAATATCTGAAGCAGCCATGCAATTCGAAGGAACTTCCTGACCCATCGGTCGTATACCTACCGATGGAAATTCCGTTAGGCTTAGGTGCCAGGACTTAAAAATAGAACCTTTCTGACTCTTTACACCGGACAGGTCACAACCGGCTATAGTAAAAATCGGGCTTATTAGCTGTGTTGAATTGTTCCTTGCTTGGCAGGATTTTTACCGTCGTGAGCCTTCGAAGAACAAGCCTTGCGcaaattttcgatgaaaatcacAACAATACAAATCTTATGTACTTAAGGCggtgccctggtcgatttcgacgttggcGTATATACACTTCAATCATCGAAGTGTGCGTATCTCAACGAGAAAAATGGCTTAACAGTCTCATTCCATACACAAtcctgaacaaaaacactagAATACATTTTCGATTGATgctgaaataaagaaatggcatgaatTCTGGGAATTTACTATTTCAATTTCGTAGAATCCGtgtgcatttttttatttcggaaAACGAATCCTCTGTAACACAAGGTCTACTACGCCGCTGGAGACTTCTTTCCCAGGCTTCGATGAATCAATGGATACGGGACTCGTCGCCGAGTTATCGATGCCAGCAGCATTTTTGTGACGCGGTAATTCGGAGGCGAACCGCTTACACGCGACACGCTGCTTCCCGCATCCAGCGTCTCGTCGTCGTTCGGTAATCTTAAAGTATAATTGACACAAACGGTACAAGACCGTAGACCAGATTCTCGATAGCTCCTCGAGTCCAATATCATTTTTGCGAGTGTCTGCAGAGTCACTCGACTTCTAGGCAAGTGGGTCACCAAAGGTCACTGACTTCCAACTGCGATCCGACTATCCGATTGCTACTTGGGTCGGAGCCGATGAAGATTATTCATAAACATTTGACACACGTGCCGAAGCCGCGAGGAAGCACCCGGCATCAACCATCGTCAACGACGCTAGAGTCGGCGCCTATGCTTGCTCCGACCTTCTCCCCCCTCCCGCCGTCTCTCTTTTCCACCAACTCTGGCTGGCCCGCCGGAGGCGGCGCACAAGTATATTCacaactcacaatcagtcgaACGGGAATTGAGTGCGCAGAGGAGCGCTGAGAGTCCAGCGCGCCTGTTCCGTTTCAGCACCATGTGTGAGTCGATCAAGCCCACGTTGGGAGGAAGCTACCTCATCCTCGAAGATGGGACCGTTTTACGAGGCCGAGGATTCGGGGCTCCAATTCCCGTCGGTGGAGAAGTCGGTCAGTGGATTTCGCTCCTTAATTCCTTTATTATCCTGCCTTTGTAATTCACGGCTGCGCAGCGGCAACGCCATGCCGATTATTCGGCGTTAACACGTGGTCGCGTTCCGGTAAATGGTTGTGGAATAGCCGGTCTGCAATGACAATGATATGAAATTTCGATCACAGAGGAATAGCtcgtttttacattttcgaaGCCATGCACGGTTTTTGGAACGCACTATCGTTGTCGCAGTCTTCGTCTTTTGGTGGTTAGGCATTCAACAGGTCGTCTTCTCtacgaaatatattattcgtGTTCGATGTTCAGTTGTGTTCcatgattgaaataaaaaaaaggcgCTATGATCCTTGCTCCTTTTTGCATTCCTCCAGAGGCTTTTTTCATCGCTTTTCTGTtcattcttcaaattttaatgTGGGTAGAGTCTTGTGTCTGAACCACTACATTTTactgatttaaattttattgacTTATTGCAGCTTTAAAAGTTCGACTAAGCAATCACGTACGTATCCCATGCCTGAAGTAGAGCTACTTTATAATCTGTTACACAAGTACAGCCATTAAAATGAATGTAATCAGCAATTCAAGGTTTCGAATCCGGTGGATAGATAATTTGGAATCAAtggttttattttatgattgTAACGAAAACTCCGATACAAAACGTAACTTCTTACCCTTAGTGTTTAGTAGTAAACACTCTGTGTGCGAACGTCATTCTCAAACAAAATATTCAATGAAATATTAGTTCCTCGTTTCGCCATTCATCTATCACACTTGATTAAGAATTATTTCGCTATTCGTGAATAATGTGTCTCATCGTAATGCAACGAAACTTCGTGACTTATAAATCAGTTTGAGTCAATTGTTATGACTTAGTGAAGGTGACGATATTTAAGTTCGTAGGACAGTTTAAATTGACTAAAATTGTATTCGAATAACACATGTGTATGACAGGATGCGAAACACATTCGATCGTAAACATTACATCGCAGACATTACAGATACATGTAAAGTAATACCAGTAATATTTTTCTGTGCGAAATAACTATACGCTGGTCTCGTTCTTTCGGGCCACATAAGACATTATGCGAGTTTCGAACAATACACCGAATCCAAAATAAGATTAAACCGGTTGTCACGAAATTTTCAGCGTCATCTCAAGGCTGTTTATGATCCGAGCTTCTCTTCGTGTTCACAGTTTTTCAGACGGGTATGGTTGGATACCCCGAGTCCTTGACGGATCCGTCGTATCATGGGCAAATACTTGTGTTGACGTACCCATTGATTGGAAACTACGGGCTGCCGAACGATGAGAAAGATCAGTACAATCTTCCATAGTGAgtacttttttcctttctcccATGTTTCCTGTGCCTCTAAGGTTTATCATCCAAACAATTTTCTGACTCCCCAGCTGGTTCGAGTCCAATCGAATATGGACCGCCGGTTTGATAGTCGGGGAACTTTGCGAAACTCCGAGCCATTGGCGACAAACAAGAACGCTCTCGGCATGGATGAAGGACCAAAACATACCCGGAATATGCGGAATAGACACGCGAGCTCTGACAAAAATAATCCGGGAGAAGGGCAGCATCCTGGGGAGAATCGTGATCAGCACTTCAGCACCGACTCCCAGTCAACTACTTCCGAACTTCGATGATCCGAACAAGAGGAACTTGGTGGCCGAAGTGTCGATCAAAGTGAGGACCTCGTTTTTTCTTCGAGCATAAACGGATAAAAGAGACTTAAGCTCAACTTGACCTTCATCACTTCATGTTCTTCCCTCAGAAACCAGTGACTTACAATCCGAATGGACATCCGCGTGTCTGCGCCGTTGACTGTGGCTTGAAGTACAACCAGATACGGTGCTTCATAAATCGTGGTGCTCGAGTTGACTTGGTGCCGTGGAATCACCCGCTGGACAAATTCGATTACGATGGTTTGTTCCTCGGCAACGGACCTGGAGATCCAGCCATGTGTAAGACAACTGTGGAAAACATTCGTAGGGTTCTCGAGACGGGCAAGAAGCCCATTTTCGGAATTTGCCTCGGTCATCAATTGTTGTCGGTCGCCGCAGGATGCACCAGCTACAAGATGAAGTAAGTAAAACATACGGTCTTGGCGTAATCTGGCACTTTAGTACTCATTCTGGTTATCTCATTGAACAGGTACGGAAATCGCGGGCACAATCAGCCAGCTATACATCACGGAACCAGCCGGTGTTACATGACCTCTCAAAATCACGGTTACGCAATTGACGCAATGAATTTACCGGAAGACTGGGAGGCCCTATTTACAAACGCGAACGATAGGACGAACGAGGGAATTGTTCACAAATCTCTGCCGTACTTTTCTGTCCAGTTTCATCCAGAGCACACCGCTGGACCCCAAGACCTTGAGTGCCTGTTTGATGTCTTTTTAGATACCATGAGGAACGAACCTGTCGCCAGTTCTGTTAAGGAAAGACTTACGGAGATGTTGACATCCAAGTCTGTCCCGGCGGCTGTCGTTCAGAGACCCAGAAAAGTGCTCATCCTTGGTTCTGGTGGCCTGAGTATCGGTCAAGCTGGAGAATTCGACTATTCCGGATCCCAAGCGATCAAGGCTCTCAGAGAAGAGAAGATTCAAACACTACTGATAAACCCAAACATCGCAACGGTCCAGACGTCAAAAGGCTTGGCTGACAAGGTCTACTTCCTCCCGATTATACCGGAGTACGTTGAACAAGTCATCAGATCGGAAAGACCCGACGGAGTGCTATTGACTTTCGGTGGTCAAACGGCACTCAATTGCGGTGTGAAACTTCAGAGGGACGGTGTGTTCGATCGGTACAGCGTGAAAATTCTTGGCACGCCAATACAATCTATAATTGAGACGGAAGACCGAAAACTTTTTGCGGAAAGGGTAAACGAGATTGGCGAGAAGGTCGCTCCAAGTGCGGCTGTCTACAATATCCAAGAGGTAAAATcaaatcgaattatttttgcgAATATTCACGAGTAATCCGCGTTATCTCACAGGCCTTAGAAGCTGCCGAAAAACTGGGCTATCCGGTTATGGCACGGGCTGCTTTCTCCCTTGGGGGATTGGGCTCTGGATTCGCCAACACCAAGGAGGAATTGAAGACTCTTGCCCAGCAGGCACTGGCTCATTCCAATCAACTGATTATAGACAAATCGCTGAAGGGTTGGAAGGAGGTGGAGTACGAAGTGGTCCGAGACTCTTGCGACAACTGCATCACGGTTTGCAACATGGAGAACGTTGACCCCCTGGGTATTCACACCGGGGAGTCAATCGTCGTGGCGCCTAGTCAGACTCTGAGCAATAAGGAGTATAACATGCTTAGAACAACAGCAATTAACGTTATCAGACACTTCGGCGTTGTTGGTGAATGCAACATTCAGTACGCTCTCAATCCCATATCTGAGGAATATTACATAATCGAAGTGAATGCCAGACTCTCACGGAGCTCAGCGCTCGCTAGCAAAGCCACTGGGTACCCATTGGCCTACGTTGCGGCGAAACTCGCTCTTGGCATTCCGCTTCCAGATATCAAGAACTCCGTTACCGGCCAAACTACCGCCTGCTTTGAACCCAGCTTGGATTATTGCGTTGTGAAAATACCCCGTTGGGATCTGAGCAAGTTCCAAAGAGTCAGCACTAaggtatgaaaattgattctgATTAAGTGGTAAAAAATCTAATCccaaaaatccaaaaatccaTGGTTCATGAACACTTACAGATCGGAAGTTCGATGAAGAGCGTCGGTGAGGCGATGGCGATCGGCAGAAAATTTGAGGAGGCTTTCCAGAAGGCGCTTCGCATGGTGGATGAAAACGTGAACGGTTTCGACCCGTATGTGAAAAAGATTGATGACGAGGACCTGGAGAGACCGACAGATAAGAGGATGTTCGTTTTGGCAGCAGCATTGAAGGCTGGCTATACGATCGATCGACTGTACCAGTTGACGAAAATTGATCGTtggtttttggaaaaaatgaaaaacatcaCATCTTACTACACACTTCTCGAAGATCTCGACCAGACGAAGCTCTCCTACGAAGTTCTACTACGTGCCAAACAAATCGGTTTTTCTGACAAGCAGATTGCGACAGCGGTGAAAAGCACGGAACTTGCTGTTCGTAAGCAACGACAGGAAGGCAACATTAGACCGTTTGTCAAACAGATCGATACTGTCGCTGCCGAGTGGCCGGCGACCACAAACTACCTGTACCTGACCTACAATGGAAATAGCCACGACCTTCAGTTCCCCGGGGGCTACACCATGGTTATTGGTACGTAGGATTCATTCGCCCAGCAACAATTTTGCGACCTCATTATTACATCGAATCATTGAAAAACTCTTCTAGGTTCCGGCGTGTACCGGATTGGAAGTTCGGTTGAATTTGACTGGTGTGCTGTTGGCTGCCTTAGGGAATTGCGTTGTCTCAACCGAAAGACTATAATGGTGAATTACAACCCGGAGACAGTGAGCACAGATTACGATATGTGCGATCGTTTGTACTTTGAGGAAATATCCTTCGAAGTTGTCATGGATATTTACGACCTTGAGAACCCGGAGGGTGTTATTCTCTCCATGGGAGGTCAGCTACCGAACAACATAGCGATGGACTTGCACAGGCAGCAAGCCCGTATACTGGGAACATCACCCGAGTCCGTTGATGGTGCTGAGAACCGATTCAAATTCTCGCGGATGCTGGACCGTATTGGCATTTCGCAGCCCAGGTAAGCAGCATCGATGAAACGACAAAATCCGGCATAGCTACATGATTATTAACAACTTGAAACTCAGGTGGAAGGAGTTGACCAACCTCCAGTCGGCCGTTGAGTTTTGTGAAGAAGTTGGCTATCCCTGTCTCGTCCGACCCTCTTACGTACTCAGTGGAGCTGCAATGAACGTTGCACACTCCAATCATGATCTGGAATCCTATTTGAAGAACGCTAGTGACGTCAGTAAGGAGCATCCAGTCGTGATATCGAAATTTATACTTGAGGCGAAGGAGATTGACGTCGACGCGGTGGCCTATGATGGCGTCATTCTATGCATGGCCGTTTCTGAGCACGTGGAGAACGCCGGTGTTCATTCGGGTGACGCGACGCTGGTAACACCACCTCAGGACATAAATCCCCAGACTTTGGCCAAGATCCGTGCAATTTCCAAAGCTATCGCAGCATCCCTAGAAGTTACGGGACCCTTCAATATGCAATTGATAGCCAAGGTGATGATTGATCTTTGAATAATCTAAACCAGATTCcaacttcgtttgatttttcaccatAGGATAACGAGCTCAAAGTCATTGAGTGCAACGTCAGGGTTTCCAGATCTTTTCCTTTCGTTTCCAAGACGTTGGACCACGATTTTGTCGCGATGGCAACTCGCCTGATTGTCGGCGAGACTGTTGAGCCTGTGGATGTTCTAGCCGGCTGTGGAAAGGTCGGGGTCAAAGTGCCCCAGTTTTCATTCTCGCGTCTTGCAGGTaaggaatttatttttaaatcattgGTCTAATTAGACAGAAATCGTTTTGTACACAGAAGTACGTTTGTTAATGCCCCATTCATTCAGGAGCTGACGTCACTTTGGGAGTAGAAATGGCTTCGACTGGAGAAGTTGCCTGTTTTGGGGACAACAGGTACGAGGCTTATCTGAAGGGGATGATGAGCACTGGCTTCCACATACCTAAAAAAGGGATTCTACTGTCCATTGGAAGTTTCAAGGTATCAATCAATCACTGATCAATTCTATCGAGTATACGGTTGCGCATTATTACCAGATCTTTTcagaatttatcaaatattccacaatttttatactttctaTATCCTGGGCTGTTTACTTGTTGTTACAGCACAAAATGGAACTGCTTCCTTCAATCACGAGCTTGTACAAAATGGGATACAAATTGTACGCCAGTATGGGAACGGCAGATTTTTACACGGAACATGGTGTCGAGGTACGTTGGtagttttatttcttgttcctaattttcagataaaaatatttaatattcacAAGATTAACGTTACATTATTCATTTCTAAATATTAAATATGATTTAAAATCTTTGCAAATCCGCGTCTTTCGTGGTGAAATGTACTGatgtgataataataaataaaaactataCCGATAAGCTGAGCCGCGGCAGGCGAGTGCTAAGAACACTAAGCATAGCGATTGATAAGCGTAAGCAAAAAACAATATCTGCGATTGCGGACACTAGGCGCCGTCGGTACATTTGGCGAAGAATTTCAGCTTTCCTGTCGTTAAATATAATAGAGATATATAATTTACTACGCAGCTCGAAATCTACATAGGACTTATTTCTGAATAGATTATTATGAGTACTTAAACTAAATCACCGtttcttatatttttgttgaataatttttaattcatcttAAAACTAATGCGAGTCAGATGGAAACGTTCAAACGCTTACGAGGTTTCCTCCCAATAACTGTCAAGTTTCTTGATCACAGATAACTTCAATACGCCTCCAACCATGATCGCAAATTAATTCGCGATCAGCATGAACAATGCCATTTTCAAGTAGGGCAggctgattttcaattcagacgattttatttcttgtgttaaataaaaattcatggcCGACAGACTTGCACACACAAAACACTGTTTCGCGAATCTATCAACACATGCCCGAACCTCTGGAGGAATGTATTGATTCCTGTTATTTCGATCCATCTCTGTGGATGTAGACTAATCCATCGTGAAACGATGACCGTGCAAACGCTTCTCAAATGTAGGTGGAATCCGAAAGATAAGATTCCTTCTGAGGTTCTTCGGTCAGACTTACGACGCGGGGTAAATTCGGATGGCCGTTTCGAAATGCGACGTCATTAACGTCCCCCATGGTGATTGTGCCGTCGATTTCAACTTGCGTCGTCTGGGCTTGGAAGTTGACCGTCGGTCGCCTCTGCGGAGCGTCCGAATAAATGTCGTACTCCTTAGATTCCCCGATAGGATGTACGAAAAGTGAACCTCCTCCACGTTCCTCAGGTTTGACGGTGAAGTGTTGGTTCAGAGGGATGCTGATCAAGGGCTGTTCATTCCGTCTCGGTGTCTCGGGCGCATCTACCTGCTCCCTAGGTCGCGATAGTTCTTGAGTGAGGTGGTTGATTGTGTCCAAATAACGCTTTGCGTCTTCTTTTCCAATGCCCTGTTCTGAGAGTATCATCGACAGTCGTTCCGCTTGGTTCAGGTAAACGTCCTTTTGTTTCATCGCTCCGTAGTAATAACATCGCTGTGCCATTCTAATGAAGTGTTGGATGAACATATCCAGGAAGGCCGTCAATCGAAGGCCACGTAACTCGGCGCATTGACGCTGAAAGAAAGTTTTGAGATTAGTATTTCTGCGTGCATTGACTTTCGTTCGATATTCCTACGGTAGCAAAGAACCCGATTAAACGTAGTCCCACGATTTTACTTACCGAAATTTCAACAACCAATTCCTGGGACGTTATTCTGCTTGACTTCTTGTTGATGACATTTTTGTGTTGCACAATTTTCTGAGCCCTCTCTGTCGTCGTGTCTTCTTTTGCCTTGACTTTGACCCAAAATCCCCCAATCCGGTCAAACCGTTCTTCGAATATCTCCATCTCTTCATCCTCCGCCTGGGTTATGGGCCTGTCTACTGGACTGAGAGCGGGGTTAATGAGGGCGACTAGCTCGCTGTTCTCGAGAGTGAGTATTTTGAACAACCTCTTGTAGTCGAGTACGGGAAAGAACTCGGGCTTGTACCGGATGTTTTCCATGGACGCAATCACATACATGACGGGATTGTCGATTATGCGGTTAAGCTGTTTCTGTGTAAGCAACAGGTACTGCCTCGGAATATTTGCAAAGAGGTTCTTCCCGTTGATAAAGTAATCCGGAAGGTAGGGCTGACTCTGAGAAACGGCACTGTAGAGTTTTCTGAGCAACCTCCTAAGGCTTTCGCCGCTTCGATGCTCGGGCCACATTGCTGGCGAGTAGTTTTGTTCGAGGAGCAAAAAGAGCTGGGATCGTATGTGGGATGTGGTTAGTCCGAAGGTGGTGTCAACGGGACGAATAAAGGTCTTGTGGAGCATAAGAGCGAGCAAGTAGATACGGACTTGGGCGTGGCTGAGACACGTTTCAAGGTACCGTTCTGCCGCAGGAAATGTGAGCTGCCACTCTATATTGTGATTCGGATTCGGTTGTCTTTTCGGCATGTAGCCTTCCGGGACTATATGGCAGCCGAACTTCTTTATCTTATCGATCATCTTCTTCGTGGGCCATGTATAAATCACGTTGCTCTCAGGATCGAGCACTTCCGATCGTAATCTGCTCAGCCACTCGCTGCCGCAATCCGGCCACTCGGCTTGTATGCTTGGTACGATTTCGTGGGGTATAACCACCCCGCGGTTCCTCTCAAGTAACTCTATCGAGTCGCAGTATATGATGGCACCCTGCCTGGTCGCGTCGTCAACATCCTCGGCAGTGAATCCGAGTGGCTCGGCCAACCGGCTCGCGAACAAGTCCTGAAAGTAATGCATGAAAACGTCGCTCCTCAGGTACAGCCGGTCCTCGTTCTGCCGCTTCAGCGCCTGTCTTATTCTCCTCTGTTGCCGATTTTGCAGCTGTATCCTCTCCGTTTTCTCGCTGTACACTTTCCCGTCACGTGTGTAAACTATCTTCTTGAAACACGAAACGGGTATTTCGGACGATGAGGCTGGAATGTTCGCTGGCCTGACCAGCGGCTTCGGCGTGTTGAAGTTCGTTATGGTGGCATAGCCATAGTCCGAGTCACTGTCGATCACATAGTTGCTCCCGGAGGACCCGGATCGGTAGCCAGAGCTCCTGCTGCTCGCTGGACTAGCATCAGCGCTTCTCTGATTCTGGTGCGCGTTGTTCTGTCGCTTCTTGAGCTGCTTCAGCTTTCCGTGGGACGCTATCTGACCGCGAAGCACTGCGTTTGAGGTCGGCTTGACGCGTCCACTCAATCTCCTTTCCGAAGTTCCATCGTTCAAGAAATCTTGCTCCCCGTCATCCGGATCATCCGGTGGTATCAAACTCGCCTGGGAAAACGTTCTGCTTGTTTCCAAGCTGGCTGTTTCGTAGTCAGATTTTTCAGCGTTACGTAGATCGCTCATCGACTGCGTAAAAACCGGCTTCGCCGCCAGTGAATTAGCCCGTTTTTCGACTTGAGATAGAAAACGCACGCCTGGATTTACTCTGGGGTTAAACATGTCCTCCTTTTCATTGTAGATCTCGTCATCATCCTCGGCGATTGATGACAAATCCGAATCGGAACCatcgttcgatttttctttcgacGCTGGCGTCACTTCCAGTGATCTGAGCTTTACGAATCCTGAAAAACCGATAAATCAGACAAAGTTGACGAGTGTGCTACAATCGCGATGAGCAAATAAAATGTATCGAAATTTAGTTGGTCTCGCTTTGTCACCGATGTTGTCCTCGTACACTCATGATCGATCGATCGCCAACCAGATTAACCAATAAGTGTTACGTAACGTATGCAGGGACAATGGTAGAGTGGAATGGCAACGTAATTATTCAAGTTCCACTTGGATTCCCAATAATCCTTATAGACCTAGCTGACACTAAACGACTTACCTTTGTTCAGACTGGGCTCCAGACACATGTTGTAGAATATCGCGTCAGTGAGGATGCTGTACTCGGGACCTTCCGGGATCTCGTTCACGTCTATGTTGTCGAGAACGACGTACATGCGTACTGGCTGCAGAGGCTCCACCATTAGACTCTCAGTTTTCCTCGTCGACGTGAATTTGACGTGGCGTGCAACTTGTTCCTGAAGAACATCAGGGAGCAAGACGTGTTTCTGGCTCTGTGACAGGATCGTATTGAGATCGTATTCCTGTCGAGAGATTGGACTCGCCCTGATATCTAAAATCtctctgaaaaattttgacgtCGTTGAGTTAaggataataattaattatcgttgAGCAGGTAAATCTTAGTAATCAAATCGAAACTACAGTTTGTAGGACTTGATTTCTCATCGACCCATCGCCGCGCATTATTCTcagaattattttgaaaatttcacgaacaAGAGCGATGGCATCATGGTTATTAATATTCTTGCGTGTCAGAAGTATTGATTAGATTGTAGTAATCACGTCTTGATCGCTGAGATGTACGAAGAATCAGTAATTTCTGTGTACGTGCTACGTCACCTATTATCGTTCTTAATGTCGTCATAGAAAACTTTTAACTTTCAATGACTTTGATAGTTGTATCAAGCAGAAATCCATGCACATGATTAATCTGAGGATCTATCTCTTGGAATATCATTTATATATAGACATACGCGTAAAAATCATAGTACGACTTTCAAATGCAAACTTTTAGGCCGAAACATGTACCGTTTTTCGAAGTCTACTTTTCTACCGAGATCGGTGGACGTTCGGCTCGATCTTCAAGATAACATCAAGAAAACGAATACGTTGCGAATAGATCGAGCCTCACGTTGTTATCGATACACGATTTACAGAAGTATGTTATTCCCAGCTCAACTTATTAGTTATCTTTCTCTCAGTTATCATCAAAATACGCGTCAAGTGTTTTTACAGTGAATGAACTTTCACGCCAGGTATATGACATCATCTGTCATTGAATCCCATAGAAATCATGGAAGCGTATGTaaggttttttatttcaaggtCCCGTATACATTTctaattagaaatatttctcCGTCGACCCAAGATTCAGAAGGTTAATGCGCGTTTTCAGTATAATAACTTTGAGATCACGGTCACGGTAATATGTTTCCTTATTGCATAACGCTCGAATCACTGGCTTCTTCGGAAAGGAGTTTCACATAACGTATATGCCACGTGAAAAT
The sequence above is drawn from the Neodiprion pinetum isolate iyNeoPine1 chromosome 2, iyNeoPine1.2, whole genome shotgun sequence genome and encodes:
- the LOC124212526 gene encoding uncharacterized protein, which translates into the protein MKLLKDIIGKMGNGKSKTKTKDNRGERKRSIEQSHEMQEKSLNNFTEFGAAYDPELIRMRRSLERDQQAFILNNLMLSVEFFENYDQEILDIRASPISRQEYDLNTILSQSQKHVLLPDVLQEQVARHVKFTSTRKTESLMVEPLQPVRMYVVLDNIDVNEIPEGPEYSILTDAIFYNMCLEPSLNKGFVKLRSLEVTPASKEKSNDGSDSDLSSIAEDDDEIYNEKEDMFNPRVNPGVRFLSQVEKRANSLAAKPVFTQSMSDLRNAEKSDYETASLETSRTFSQASLIPPDDPDDGEQDFLNDGTSERRLSGRVKPTSNAVLRGQIASHGKLKQLKKRQNNAHQNQRSADASPASSRSSGYRSGSSGSNYVIDSDSDYGYATITNFNTPKPLVRPANIPASSSEIPVSCFKKIVYTRDGKVYSEKTERIQLQNRQQRRIRQALKRQNEDRLYLRSDVFMHYFQDLFASRLAEPLGFTAEDVDDATRQGAIIYCDSIELLERNRGVVIPHEIVPSIQAEWPDCGSEWLSRLRSEVLDPESNVIYTWPTKKMIDKIKKFGCHIVPEGYMPKRQPNPNHNIEWQLTFPAAERYLETCLSHAQVRIYLLALMLHKTFIRPVDTTFGLTTSHIRSQLFLLLEQNYSPAMWPEHRSGESLRRLLRKLYSAVSQSQPYLPDYFINGKNLFANIPRQYLLLTQKQLNRIIDNPVMYVIASMENIRYKPEFFPVLDYKRLFKILTLENSELVALINPALSPVDRPITQAEDEEMEIFEERFDRIGGFWVKVKAKEDTTTERAQKIVQHKNVINKKSSRITSQELVVEISRQCAELRGLRLTAFLDMFIQHFIRMAQRCYYYGAMKQKDVYLNQAERLSMILSEQGIGKEDAKRYLDTINHLTQELSRPREQVDAPETPRRNEQPLISIPLNQHFTVKPEERGGGSLFVHPIGESKEYDIYSDAPQRRPTVNFQAQTTQVEIDGTITMGDVNDVAFRNGHPNLPRVVSLTEEPQKESYLSDSTYI